CATAGAACTGTTCATTTGACTTATCTATTGAAATATCAGTATGTTCTTTCACATAAGATATTAGCTTTAAGACAATGAATCAAACATCAAATTATTACAATCAGCATGCCCAAGCATTTTTTGAAAATACCTATCAGGTTGAGATGGAAAGTCTTTATGCACCATTTCTGAGGTATTTATCGGAACAAGCGTCAATTCTGGATTTGGGCTGTGGCTCGGGTCGGGATACATTGGCTTTTAAAAATTTTGGTTATCAGGTAGAGGCAATCGACTATTCAGAGGAGCTGGTTGCAAAAGCACGTCAGCTTACTGAGTTACCAGTGCAGTTGGGCAGTTTTTATGAATTGGCTGTACAGGAGAAATATGATGGCATTTGGGCATGTGCCTCTTTGCTGCACTGCGAGCGAGATAAGTTGTCAGATGTCTTGCACAGGATCTTAATAGCATTAAAGCCAAATGGTGTCTGCTATATGTCCTTTAAATATGGCAGTCAAGATCGTGAAAAAGATGGGCGTAGCTTTACCGACTTAAATGAACAGCAGGCACATGATTTGCTCAAGCAGCTCGATCAGGCTTTACTATTACAGCAATGGATTAGTGTAGATAAACGTCCAGACCGAGCAGAAGAATGGCTCAACGTGATATGGAAAAAGAAATCAAAAGCTTTTGATTATTACCCTCAGCGGTTATACGGTCGTTCCGAGTTAATGGAACAGTCCTCTTTGATTCCCACAGAGCATGGAATTTATTTCTGGTGGTTTAAAAAAATTCCCCAAGGAATCCCAACAGAACACTGTGTAACTTATAAAGAATATACGCTGTTGTATGTGGGCATCTCTCCAGATAAAAAGACCAAACCTAATAGCAAATCAACGTTGAGAACACGACTTAAAACACACTTTGCGGGTAATGCTGAAGGTTCAACTTTAAGACGAACTTTAGGGATACTTCTGGCTGAGATGAGTGGGTATCCCCTTAGAAGGGTTGGTTCAGGTAATCGAATGACTTTCACACATGCAGGTGAACAATGGCTAGATGCGTGGCTCGAGGATAATGCCTATGTATCTTGGGAAATTTGCGAAGAACCGTGGAATATTGAGGAAAAAGTTTTTGAACAAACTGTACTACCACTTAATTTAAAAGGGAATCAGCACCCGTTCAAAGAAACTCTTTCAGTTATGCGTAAACATGCCATTCAGAACGCGAGAATTTTAGACATAGCAACAGAAGCAGGATTACAAAGACAGGTAAAATTTGAAAATGGGGCAGAATGATCGCGTCATAGAGAATAATCAACCCACACCTCAAGAACAGTTGAAATTCTTAAAGCATATCCAGCAAATTTTGCAGTCAGGTACGTTCACTTCAACCTATAAGTTTGCCTTGCTGATGAGCATTACTCGACTTGCGATTGAACAGGGACAAGATACGGGTGCAGCTCTGCGTCTAGATTATTTGGACATTGCTGAGAAGTTTATTGATCTTTATTGGAAACAATCACTTCCGTTTCAGTTCAGCCAATATGAGCCTTTTATCATTCAACAAAGTACCGGTCGGCAAGCAAAGGTCATCAGTGAAATCCAGAAAGCACAGCAGCAATTTAAAACAATCGCTGCTGCAAGAAGAGATTCAGTTTTTGGTTAAAACTCAGGAAATCTGTAGCGAGTACAGTGAAGCAAATGCCAGTGGTGTATTTGCAGAACTTGAATGGTCAAACCGTAGAGTTTCTCTATAGTCTTGAGGAGTCCAAGCAGTCACTCAAGCTGTTCCCAAAGGTAATGTATTGTTTAAGACAGTTTAGTGAAATTATTGAAGAGCTGTGCCAAAAGCGCTGGATTGATTTTGTTCGGCTGAACAAGCAGAACCTTATAGTACTGGATGGATTACCTGACCTAGATGAATTCATGTTTGCCCCGAGTCGTAATCAATTGGGACAGGTTGCGGACTTTCTAATTGATTTACAGCAATGCCAGTGTTTTTACTGTGGCAAAAGCTTAAAAATTCAAAATATGCCGTGGATCATTTTATTCCATGGTCTCTATATCCTGCTGATACCGGACATAACTTCGTTCTGGTGGATGAAAAATGTAATTCACAGAAAAGTAATTATTTGGCATCAGAACATTTCCTGCAGCAGTGGCTGGAGCGCAATCATCTGCATGATCAAGCTATTACACGAGAAATTTCCCAACTTGGTTTCTTAACGGATCTGCAGCGTTCACATCGAGTTGCTGATTGGGCGTATAAGCAGGCGATAGAGAATGAATATTTAGTTTGGTTGGGTGGTAAAGATAAAAAGATATTAACCCAAGGATATTAAGACATTAATTTTTTAAAATATTTTTAACTATATTAATTGCATACAAATTATTTAAATAGATTGCGTCAATATATGACGTTAAATTTCGAAAATTTATTTAAATAATTATTGGAAAAGGATATTTTAAGGACAACTCTTATTCATAACTGATGACAAGAATGGAACAAATCAATCCATCTGATTTAAAAGCTATTTTACATTCGAAACGTGCCAATTTGTACTACCTTGAACATTGTCGTGTGATGCAGAAAGATGGTCGAGTTTTGTATTTGACTGAAGCAAAAAATGAAAACCAATACTGGAATATTCCGATTGCCAATACTACGGTCATTTTACTGGGGACAGGGACATCGATTACCCAAGCAGCTATGCGTATGCTCGCAAGTGCAGGTGTTCTGGTTGGTTTTACAGGTGGAGGTAGCACGCCTTTATTTATGGGCTGTGAAATCGAATGGATGACCCCGCAAAGTGAATATCGACCGACAGAGTATATGCAAGGCTGGATGCAGTTTTGGTTTGATGAAGCCAAACGCTTAGATGTTGCCAAACAGTTTCAATTGGCTCGAGTTGAATATATTCAGAAGATTTGGGCAAAAGATCGAGATTTAAAAGAATATACCTTCCATGTGGATGATTTAGATGTTCAACAGGCATTAATGGCTTATACAGAAAAAATTCCAAAACAAAGTAAAGTCGGAGACTTACTACTTGCAGAAGCTGCAACCACAAAACAACTTTATAAAATTGCAGCGACTCGTATAGGTTTAAAAGATTTTAACCGTAATCCTGAACAAGGTGATTTAGCCAATGATTTTTTAAATCATGGCAATTATTTGGCTTATGGTTTAGCAGCGACAACACTTTGGGTGCTCGGAATTCCACATGGATTTGCCGTAATGCATGGTAAGACACGGCGAGGGGCATTGGTATTTGATGTTGCCGATTTAATTAAAGATGCCATTGTTTTACCTTATGCCTTTATCTGTGCCAAAGAAAAGATGACTGAACAAGAATTTAGGCAACAGATTTTGCAGAAATTTACTGAGCATAAATGTCTGGACTTTATGTTTGATCAAGTCAAAGCACAAGCTTGTTACCATCATGATGATGTAGAGAGCACGTTATGATTGTGACGTTTATTAGCCAATGTGAAAAGAAAGCCATTCCACGAACGCGTCGGGTATTAGATGCCTTTGCAGACCGAATTGGTGATAACACCTGGCAGACAGTGATTACTGAGGAAGGTCTAATTGCGGTTAAAAAATTGCTGCGTAAAACCGTGACCAAAAGTACAGCGGTAAGTTGTCACTGGATTCGAGGCAGACGTCGAAGTGAGTTACTGTGGGTCGTGGGTAATCGGAATAAGTTTAATGCTAAGGGTGTGGTGCCGGTGAATAGTACACAAAAAGATGTAGTTATGGATGTAATCACAATGAAAGCAAAACAAGATGAATTTTATGCGAATACACATTTACAGCCGTTGGCTGAACACTCTTTTGCGATTGGTTATGTCGCACAGAAATTATTTAAAACAGTAGTGGATAACGATGAATATGACAACTTATCTAAAGTTGCATTTTTAGCGGGTTGTTTGCATGATTTAGGCAAATTAGATCCTCTATTTCAAGAGTGGGTTAAAAAAGGAAAACAGAAAGATTCTGAAGATGATGGTCAGCATATCGATGTTAAATTTACCTTTGATAAACACCCTCGTCATAATGAGGTGTCATTATTGCTATTTAATTTTTTTGAACAGCAATGTAAAGGATTGAATAATCGTCAAAAAGAAAGTTTACAGCATATTTTGTATTGGCATCATGCGAAGCCATATCGTCAAAATGATGATTTTACAGGGGTGTATAAAGCCTACGAATATTTAATCAAAAACATTCGAGCAGATCAGTTTGAAATCTTGATTCAACGGACATCTGACTTGGTCAAGAGAATTAACAACCTATCAAAAAATTATCATGCCAATGAAAGTATCGAAAAGCATATCGATTGGAATGTGGCTCAAGCACAAGAGCTAAAAGATAATTTTGAATATCAATTCAAAAGTAAACATTTTCCAGAATTTAAACATTATGCTAATACAGATTCTATAGACGTATTACGTGATAAGGTGCGTATTAACTCAGAACATAATTTATTACGTGCCTGTGTGATTAGTGCAGACTGTTTGATTTCAAAACTGTCTGCGCAAGATTTAATGGAATACATTGCTGAGCAACGCTTAGATGAGTTATTGGATTCACAAGAAACGCTTTCTAATCTATCTGAACATTTAAACAATGTTTCGACAAAATTTCCGAACAGTGAGCGTACTAAAAAACAAAATGAAATTGCACAACAACTTACTGATTTAAGGGATATTGCTGTACTTGCAGGTCCAGCAGGTTGTGGTAAAACCAAAATTGCATTGGAGTGGGCAAAGCTTAAAGATGCAAAAAAAATATTTTGGATTTGCCCTCGTGTACAAGTCTGTCAAGGGATTTTCCAAGAACTGACAGAAAGTTATTTACCAGATGCAAAAGTAGAAATTTTTACAGGTGAATTTAAATTTACCAATGCTTGGGACAAAGTAACACCTGAGAAAGAATATCTATCAGGTGATGTGGTGGTCACAACGATTGATCAAATTGTAGGATCGATTGTCACGCATAGCAAAGTTGATAGTTTAATTCCATTTATGGATGCACACGTGGTATTTGATGAATACCATGAATATATAGGCATGGAGATTTTCAATTTATTGTTTGCTGAATTGATTGCCAATAAAA
This portion of the Acinetobacter sp. GSS19 genome encodes:
- the cas1f gene encoding type I-F CRISPR-associated endonuclease Cas1f, with the protein product MEQINPSDLKAILHSKRANLYYLEHCRVMQKDGRVLYLTEAKNENQYWNIPIANTTVILLGTGTSITQAAMRMLASAGVLVGFTGGGSTPLFMGCEIEWMTPQSEYRPTEYMQGWMQFWFDEAKRLDVAKQFQLARVEYIQKIWAKDRDLKEYTFHVDDLDVQQALMAYTEKIPKQSKVGDLLLAEAATTKQLYKIAATRIGLKDFNRNPEQGDLANDFLNHGNYLAYGLAATTLWVLGIPHGFAVMHGKTRRGALVFDVADLIKDAIVLPYAFICAKEKMTEQEFRQQILQKFTEHKCLDFMFDQVKAQACYHHDDVESTL
- a CDS encoding CRISPR-associated endonuclease Cas3'' encodes the protein MIVTFISQCEKKAIPRTRRVLDAFADRIGDNTWQTVITEEGLIAVKKLLRKTVTKSTAVSCHWIRGRRRSELLWVVGNRNKFNAKGVVPVNSTQKDVVMDVITMKAKQDEFYANTHLQPLAEHSFAIGYVAQKLFKTVVDNDEYDNLSKVAFLAGCLHDLGKLDPLFQEWVKKGKQKDSEDDGQHIDVKFTFDKHPRHNEVSLLLFNFFEQQCKGLNNRQKESLQHILYWHHAKPYRQNDDFTGVYKAYEYLIKNIRADQFEILIQRTSDLVKRINNLSKNYHANESIEKHIDWNVAQAQELKDNFEYQFKSKHFPEFKHYANTDSIDVLRDKVRINSEHNLLRACVISADCLISKLSAQDLMEYIAEQRLDELLDSQETLSNLSEHLNNVSTKFPNSERTKKQNEIAQQLTDLRDIAVLAGPAGCGKTKIALEWAKLKDAKKIFWICPRVQVCQGIFQELTESYLPDAKVEIFTGEFKFTNAWDKVTPEKEYLSGDVVVTTIDQIVGSIVTHSKVDSLIPFMDAHVVFDEYHEYIGMEIFNLLFAELIANKSMRKKYEKNTLLVSATPHYSYLKQVLGLHQDDVIAMPSFNDSEYKIEFIDYDESIIAGNPFYQVYDGKTFVISNTALTAQLGFIYQKNQEKSVLFHSKFKRSDKKYWFNEVYEAFKKEGTHKFDVLRSGPIVQASLNITAKHMLTEMTSPENMLQRLGRLDRFGESESINILKVAITENVKNGSCKGSLAFFLNQLNCLQTTKAWYDFLQDQLVDQSFKLSKLYQLYKAFHTQQDQENSAVFQDMQKALKKSIDRINNKVTEPTKISKPKTAEQKSKISKNSLRGDSRFVQLAKLNLNDYAKPVFENEYAYQPPLDDTTEYDNLTESLNIIQELGLINFIAQKHGNIDPSHPVKGIPEKKQKSRCMVLENYARDADFPLYLSYIEDDLNKVGGTGIRHPEAIYYAVCDQQPIGSISLDKLNILTTMPEGK